GGTGCAAGGTCATCAGCCAGATTTCCGGCAATAGTAACCCTCCCCGGCTTGACCGGATGTTTGAATTGGCGATGACTCCCTTTTGTCACGACGAGGTACCATCCATCATCTTCGATCAATGTAATGATCTGGCGGACTTTCAGGATGATACCTCCTTATTGCAGATAGTACTTAAGTTTTGAAAAATGATTAGGTTTCCCTCCCATAACCCCACACCAGGCATCAGCATAACCTGATCAAAGGCAACTATAATTGTCGCCGGGGCAGGGGAGAGATCCCCTGCTCTTTTTTAAAATTTATTTCGAAAAAAAATTCAGATATACCGTGCCTTCTTCGACAACTTCTTTGGAGTATAGAGCGGGCGGAACGGCATGCCTTCAGTATCTTTTCTGACTGCCGCAACCAGTGTATCGGTACTCATCTGTTCCTTGAAGGGTTTGTTGGGCTGTGATTTCTTTCGGACCGTGACGGTGAGTTTCCTGCTTGCGGCTTCCTCGTCTCCCACGACAACCACGTAGGGGACCCAGTCCATGCCGGCCTCGCGGACTTTCTTGCCAACGCTCTCGTCCCGGTCATCTATATCACAACGGATCTGTGCCGCATTGATTGCGTTGCATATTTCTTCTGCAAATGCACCGTGGCGCTCTGCGACGGGCACGACCCGGACCTGCACCGGTGAGAGCCATGTCGGGAGTGCAGGGACTTTTTGAGTAGAGATATTTTCGAGAATGGCGCAGATTACGCGTTCGACACTCCCCGTCGGGGAACAATGGAGGATCGGCGGGTGGACGACCGTGCCGTCCTCCTTGTGGTATTTTATGTTGAACCGTGTCGAGCTCTCTACATCGATCTGGACGGTCGGGTTCTCGATCGGGCGCATCTGGCCGTCGATTGCTGCGAGGTCAATCTTTGCGATCCAGTAATGTACCCTGTCGGAAAGGATCTCAATAAGCATAGGGCAGTCCGATTCTTTCACAATCTTCTTCACCCATGCCTCGTGCTCCGCGTAGAAATCTTTGGTGCACCGGAACGCTGCGACAAGTTTTGTCTCGAAGTCTTTTCCCGTCTGCCAGCCCATCGCGAGCTGTTCTTCAAAGCATTGTAAGGCTTCTGGCATGTCCGTGCATAGCGAGTGCATGTCGGGCATCGTGAACGCACGGAGGCGTTTTAACCCGATCACTTCCCCTTTCTGCTCGTGCCGGAACGAGTACGTGGAGAGCTCGTACATCTTCATGGGCAGGGTGTTGGGCGAGATGTGCATGTCCCGCATGATGGAGAACATTCCAAAGCATGCGGCGAACCTGAGCATCATGTTCCGGTTGTTGGACTTGAACCGGTACTGGCGCTCGCCGAATTTTTCTGCATGCTCATAGATCGCCCGGTCGCCGAGGTCATACATGACCGGCGTCTCGACGGGCGTGCCGCCGTACTCAAGCACCATCCGGAGCACGTAATCGGCAAGCAGGTCACGGACCAGTTTGCCCTTGGGCATCCAGCGCAGGCAGCCCACATCGCTTGCCGGTTCATAATCGACGAGTTCCTTGGCCCGCATCAGGCCGACATGGGCGGGCTCTCCCCCGGTCGGAACCGCGACGCCAAGTTCCTTTTTCACAAGGCAGCCGAAGGGCGAGTCATCGAGAAATTCCCTGTAATCATGCTGCTTTCCGTCCGGGGTGAGGACGAACCAGTCGTGGGTGACTTCTTTCTTATCCTTCTTAACCGCTCCCTCTTCTCCGGGCACAATTGTTTTTGAGAGTTCGGAAAGCGGGTGGCCTTTGCACGAGAGCTTAAAAGACTTGTACCAGCCGAACGGTGCACGCTTCACGGTGAAGCCCTCGGCCTCGAGCTCGGTTTTGAGGGACTTCAGCACCTGCACGGCAAAATCCGGTGATGCAAGGTCGCTGCTGAGGTGGGCATAGGGGTAGATCACGATATTGTCCACATGTACCTGGTCGGCAACCTTGTCGATCTCGGCAACGGCCTGCATCACGACGCCCTCAGGGTCGTCCTCGTCAACCGATTCCACTGCGCAGAACACGGTCAGGGCTTCCTTTACGGAGTCGGAAAGCACCGCATCCTCCTCGGCCATTTTGGTTTTTTTCTTGGCTTCGTATTCTATGTAATCTGAATGGATCAGAAGAAGTCGCATGAATTCATCTCCGGACTGGAATGATTATCCTTAAAAAATGGGTTGTGCTGGTATATATAGTGCTAAACATGGCATTTTGCAGGAAGACTACGAGAAGCCGGGGGCAGGACTTCCGGAGTCCCTCACTGGCTTTTTTTGTCCGGTTTTTTCCTGTTCTTATGGTACCGCGACAGTGTCGCCTGCCGCTGGTCGAGATACTTTGCATCACCTTTTTTATTATACGGGCGCTCCGCCCGCTCGGTGGTGTAGAATACCAGTTGTCCGATCGGCATCCCTGCATGGACTTTCACCGGGCGCGTGTTCACGTTGCACATCTCCAGCGTGATCGTGCCCCGGAACCCGGCATCGATCCAGCCACCTGTCTGGTGGAGGGTGACGCCGAGCCGGGCGATGCTGGACTTGCCTTCAATGGTGGCAACGATATTGTCGGGAAGCCCGATCGTTTCCATGGTCCGGGCAAGAACGAACGCGCCGGGCCGGATCACAAAGGAGTCAGCCGTCATCTCTTCGACACCACAACCAACTGTCTCGCTGTTGTACGGGTCGATGACGGTATCGCCGTTTGCATACCAGACAAAATGGCTGCCAAGCCGGATGTCAATCGAGTTCGGCTGGATGAGCGACGGGTCGAACGGTTCGATAGAAATAAAGCCCCGCTCGATCCGGTCGCGGATCTGCCAGTCCACAAGAATCATGCGGGATCAGGTATGCATTTCATCATCTTTAGAACTATCATCCACACTATTGTCTTTGTTTTTGCCAAGAAGTGCCGGGTCG
Above is a genomic segment from Methanoregula sp. containing:
- a CDS encoding type II toxin-antitoxin system HicA family toxin, with the protein product MKVRQIITLIEDDGWYLVVTKGSHRQFKHPVKPGRVTIAGNLADDLAPGTMNSNAGTIEEFC
- a CDS encoding threonine--tRNA ligase, encoding MRLLLIHSDYIEYEAKKKTKMAEEDAVLSDSVKEALTVFCAVESVDEDDPEGVVMQAVAEIDKVADQVHVDNIVIYPYAHLSSDLASPDFAVQVLKSLKTELEAEGFTVKRAPFGWYKSFKLSCKGHPLSELSKTIVPGEEGAVKKDKKEVTHDWFVLTPDGKQHDYREFLDDSPFGCLVKKELGVAVPTGGEPAHVGLMRAKELVDYEPASDVGCLRWMPKGKLVRDLLADYVLRMVLEYGGTPVETPVMYDLGDRAIYEHAEKFGERQYRFKSNNRNMMLRFAACFGMFSIMRDMHISPNTLPMKMYELSTYSFRHEQKGEVIGLKRLRAFTMPDMHSLCTDMPEALQCFEEQLAMGWQTGKDFETKLVAAFRCTKDFYAEHEAWVKKIVKESDCPMLIEILSDRVHYWIAKIDLAAIDGQMRPIENPTVQIDVESSTRFNIKYHKEDGTVVHPPILHCSPTGSVERVICAILENISTQKVPALPTWLSPVQVRVVPVAERHGAFAEEICNAINAAQIRCDIDDRDESVGKKVREAGMDWVPYVVVVGDEEAASRKLTVTVRKKSQPNKPFKEQMSTDTLVAAVRKDTEGMPFRPLYTPKKLSKKARYI
- the dcd gene encoding dCTP deaminase, translating into MILVDWQIRDRIERGFISIEPFDPSLIQPNSIDIRLGSHFVWYANGDTVIDPYNSETVGCGVEEMTADSFVIRPGAFVLARTMETIGLPDNIVATIEGKSSIARLGVTLHQTGGWIDAGFRGTITLEMCNVNTRPVKVHAGMPIGQLVFYTTERAERPYNKKGDAKYLDQRQATLSRYHKNRKKPDKKSQ